The genomic region CTCTCTATATACCTCTTCCCAAGGAATAAGCCTTGTATCTAGCCACCTAAAACGCGGCCCATCTTTTTCCTCAACCCACTCCATAGGCTTTATCTTTAATTTGTCAAGAATGCTCAACGCATCTCTACCATATCCCTTACAAGAAAAGGAGGGAGGATAAAAGCAGGAACGGCGAACTACTTCAACTTCTCTCGGGGGTATATGTGTCTGAAAAAGGCCGCAAAGCCGTCCTGATACTTCACGATATTCCTTGGGGCATTGAAATAGTTGAGGGAAAAGACATCATAGAACATATACTCGGAAAACTTCCAAGGACTAATTTACACGTACTTGAAGCGCTTTATTTGCTCTACAAAAAACACGCCATATTATTTACTGCCGAAGATAGTGAAGCCAGTTTCGAAGAACTTATGAGGCTATATAGTGTAAGCAACCCCTATGCATGGGTCGAGTTTGAGGTTTACCTTGATCTCAAGAGAAGGGGGCGACATCCCGTACCCGGACCCAGGCCTCATACACTATTGCTAAAGAAGAGGAAAAATGAAAACAAGTACACTCATTATGTGCTTGTTCTCGAAGAAAACAGACCAGTGACCCTCGAGACCCTTTACTCTTTTATACGAGAAGCATATAGTAATGATTGGGAACCAGTCCTAGCCATAGTAGATCGGTACGGAGACATAACATACTATGAGGCACTATTATTTAGGCCTGGCGAGACACGGCTTGCAGAATACGGAGAAAGGACATGAAGATACCAGTAGAGCCTCTCAGAGGGTTTAGGGACATATTACCGCCGGTTTCAACAGAGCTTCGGACTCTCATGAACATATTTGTCGAAACAGCTAGCAAGCACGGCTATTTAGAGGTAATTCCTCCGACACTGGAACGTTTTGAACTATTTGCACTAAAATCAGGCGAGGAAATAAAACGATCAATGTTCGTCTTCAAGGATAAAGCAGGTAGAGAGGTCGCACTAAGACCCGAGGCAACAGCCAGTATTGCAAGGATATACCTAAAACATTTACGAGCTAAGCCAAAGCCGCTTAGACTCTTCTATATTGTTAATTGCTTCAGATACGAGGAGCCCCAAAAAGCAAGATACCGAGAGTTTTGGCAAGCAGGGATAGAACTGTTAGGGGCGGAAGGACTCAGTGCCGACATAGAGACAATTGATGTGCTTTTAGATTATTATCAAAGACTTGGCATGATCGATTCAATTATCTTAAAGCTAGGCAATATAGCATTATATCGTAAAGCGTTTAATAAGTATGGTGTGCCGGAGGAGGAACAAGATCACATTCTGCATCTTATGGACAAGAAGCTGTACAACGAGGCTGCTGAATATCTGGCTGAAAAAGGATACGAAGAACTCTCCCAAAAACTAAAGAACATTTGGAACAACAAGGATAATTTAGAAAAGGTTCTACATATAGTCGAACAAGATGGCCAAGAACTAGTGAACGAGATTAAATACTTAGTTAGAATAGCCGACATATTACGCAATACATATCCCAATCTGAATATAGATATTGACATAGCTTTTGCAAGAGGATTAGCATACTATACAGGGATGATTTTCGAAGTCAAGGTACCAGGCTTTCCAGTGAGTATAGCTGGAGGAGGACGCTATGACAATCTTATAGAAATATATGGCGATGAACATGTTCCAGGGGTTGGATTTGCTATAGGATTGGATCGCACACTTATAGCCATGAAGGAAATAGGAAAAACTGTTCCAATAAAGGCTAGCGATACTGCATCGATACTAATAATCGGCGAAGAGTTGCTCGGGTACGCTATTAGCGTGAAAAAGATCTTAATAGAGAAGGGAATCGTTACAACGATATCCATCGCACAAAAGCTTTCAAAAATGCTTTCAAAGCTTTCCGAGAGCGGCGTGAGATACGCGATTATCATAGGCAAAAAGGAACGAGACGAGAATAAAGTAACCATAAAGGATCTCAGTACGAGAGAGCAGGTTACAGTGAGTCTCAACGAGCTAGAAACTGCTGATGGGATTTCGGCTATCTTCAAAAAGTGATAGTATGTGTACGACGAGAAATTGAAAACAGCTGGCCAGTCTTATTGTTTTGCCGATAGGTTTTAGACTATAATAGGCTCTTCTAATAACATTGTCAAAGGGCGTTAATAAGGGGTTTGAACAGCGAAAGCCGGGGCAGCAGTAATGGTTCTTGATATTAAGAATATAGATTTAGAAGAAGTTTCAAAGAAGGATATAGAAGATATTGCTAAGAAAATAGCGGAGGAATTAAAAGAATATGTTCCCTCTAGTTTTAACAAGCTACTAAGAAAGCTAAGCAAAGGAATAGAGAGAGCAATTGTATCACGACATAGAAGGCTCTTAGTTATCAGCGGAGCCAATCCATTCAAAACCGGAATTCTTGCAGCAAGGGCCTTATTATTCTACGAGAGAGTATACAAGAGGGTCAAAGGCAAAGAAGAGATACCAATGCTTTACGTTTTCCATGACGAGTTCAAAGATGCCCGCATAAGAAAGGAGGTTGTCAAACGAGCCGTTAAAGCAAATGCAACACTGCTCACAACCACAATTGCCCGCTATGAGGAAAGCGAGAGATACCTAGGTACAACATTTAAGGCACTAGTCATGGATTTAACAAACGATTTGAAACCAAATGATGTGGGAAGGCTTGTCGGAATAGTCGAAGGCGGAGGCCTCATAATCTTTCTAGTTCCACCATGGGCGAAGTGGGACAAATGGCTCACAATATTTAAACAGAACCTTATAGTACCGGGGTTTAAAGAGCCCCGCCACATCTTCATAACATGGTTTAAGAGAAAGCTCCTTGAACACAAAGGTATATACATCTATGACGCAGACGAAGATGAGACAATAAAAGCAGACGACTATCCAATTGTCAAAACTAAGGAAAGACGTATAGAGATACCAGAAGAAACTCTTTTCCCCAAGGAACTCTATGAGCTAGCACTTACACAAGACCAAGTCAACGTAATAAAACTTCTAGAAAGAATAATAGAGAAGCCGAAGAAAAAGCGATTAGCAATAGTCATTACCTCTGACCGTGGACGCGGTAAGTCATGCGCCCTAGGCATAGCATCCATAGGCATAGGGCTCAAGCTCAGAAAGGGGCATCGCACAAGGATAATCGTGACAGCACCCAGCTTATTGAACGTCCAATCATTCTTCATGCTAGCGCAGAAGGCTGCAGATAAACTCGGCCTAGAGACCCGTATAGTGAGGAGAGGAGACAACATTCTTGAGATTCATGGACCGCGTTTTAGCATCGAATATTGGGAGCCAATACATGTTCCGAGACTTAAAGCAGACGTAGTAATAGTTGACGAGGCTGCAGGCATCCATGTCCCATTGTTACACAAAATATGGAGAAGCCACAGAAAGCTTGTATTCGCAACGACGATTCACGGCTATGAAGGAGCCGGCAGAGGCTTCTCCGTACGATTCCTTTCAGCCTTACGAGACGATCCCAACACTGAACTCATAATAACAGAAATGCACGAACCAATCCGCTACGCAGAAGACGACCCAATAGAAAGATGGCTATTCGACGCCCTACTGCTTGACGCTGAACCAGCCGAACTCTCGAAAGAGGACATTGAAGCTATTGAACGAGGTGAACTAGTTTATGTTAAATATGATCCCGAGTACCTCTTTAGCCGTGAAGGCGAAAGCGAACTAAGACAATTATTCGGCATATACGTTCTTGCACACTATCGCAACGAACCTGATGATCTAGCCATACTTGCAGACGCACCTCATCACTTAATAAGAGCCATTAAACTCCCTTCAGGTAAAATCGTGTGCGCCCTACAAATAGCTCAGGAAGGCGGACTAAGCGACGACCTCATAGAGGAGCTTCTTAGAGGAGGCAAAACTCCTGGAAACATTATTCCAGATCGCGCTCTTAAGCATATAAGGATAAGAGAGTTCGGAAAGGCAAGAGGCTGGAGAATCGTAAGAATTGCAACACATCCAGAGGTACAAGGGAAAGGCATTGGCTCCTTTGCGTTGAAGGAGGCTTCCAACGAGGCAAGAGAACAAGGTCTTGACTGGATTGGGAGCGGATTTGGAGTAAACGAGCAACTCCTGAGATTCTGGACAAAGAACGGATTCCTGCCCATACATATGTCTCCAGACCGTAACCCTGTGAGCGGTGAATACACCATACTTGTTATAAAGCCACTTAAGGAGGAGTTTAACCAGATCGTGGATGTAGCTAATAGAGAATTTAAGAGGAAGCTCCTAGAATGTCTGCACGACCCTTACAGAGACCTTGAGACAGAAGTTGCAATACAAATACTTAAAACGGGTAACCCTGTGCTAGAAAACCACTATCCAGTACTGACACCCATACAGCTTGATAGATTGTGGATCTACGCCTATGGACCAATGACATATGAAGCCGCAGCGGATATTATATATGAGGTCGTAAAAGCTTATTGGATAATGTATCCTAAAACAAAAGGACTATCGTTCACAAAGAGAGAAGAACATGTCTCGGTAGCCAAGGTTCTTCAAGCAAAACCTTGGGACGAAGTTGCGTCTGAACTAAAGATACGGCCTTACACAGTTATGGTGACCCTCAAAGATATTGCAAGAAAGGTTTTGAAACACTACTATGGGCGCGACTCGGACTCGCCAGTGGGCATTAGCGCAGGAGAATTAATAGCGAAGGGAGGACTATACTTTGTCCCACCAATACAGTTTAGATCAAGAGGGGAATCGACTCAGCCGAGAACCGATTCATCAGAGAAGGATTCAGACTAATATTCCGTCATCACAGTCTCTGCCATTTAACACCATTTTCCTTAGCATAGAGGCTGAAAAGCTGTATAAAAAACTCAGCTATCGAGAGCTTACGCTTTTTCTCCGTCCACGGCTTAACACTACTAGATAGCCAAGGCTTTGACCAATACCCAACTCTTTCCCAAGTACGCATACCAGCCAAGACTATACTTGCTGCACCACAGATAAGAGCTAAACCTATGGCGCGTTCACCATCAGTAAAGCCTGGTAATAAGGAAAAGTATGAGTAATCTGTTGGACACTGAGTCGTCAAAGCTATTTTTTTAAACATTGGAGCAAGATGCTTTACTGCAGGAATATTATCGCCATGCACATGTACAACCATATATGCTCCGTGCTGGCTAGCCTTTAGCAAATATGCCCATGGACCATCTAAATCACTAACAACAATATCGGGATCTATACTATTTTCTAGGAGAAACATAGAGGCGCCATCAGCTGCAATAATTCTTTCACACTCATTGAGAGCACCAAGCTGTCTTATTAAGCTCTCTGAGCCCCCAGCAATGCAGACGCTCTTGCCTTTAAGCAAGCTACATATATCCTGTATAGCGATAAACCGTCCTTGCAGCATCGCATCATAGGCGAGCCTATTCGCTACACGACTAGCTTCGCAATCCATTGCTCTATTGTAGTGCATTATCGCCCTTATAGCTTCGTAGACCTCTGACCAATAGAGCGGGGATAATGCAGATATGGTGATTAATTCTAAGCGATTTAGTGAAGTGGTTGTATCGCTAAGACTAGACAACGGCCTCATAAGAATAACACCACTAGGCATATACAAGCAAGGCGACACAATAATCGCGAGGATATTCCCGGGAACACGTCTCTATAACGATGCTTTAAAGGCTTATGAGGCTTGTCTTGTTGCCCCATCCACGCCGATACTTTTCTACGATGCTGTACTGAATAAAGAAGTCAAGCTAATGAGACCAAGGTCTATCTCAACGCCATGCCCTCATTCAGAGGGGCTGATTATAGAGGCTGTGGTAGAGGGAAGGGAAAAACAAAGAGATGACAAGTACGTGATTAGGTTCATGCCTGTATATATATACTCTACTTCAATTGCCACTAAGCTTTATAGCAGAGATTATGGCTGCAGTATTGAGCTACTTATCGCATTTACTCGTATTAAGTTTTGGTCAACAAAGCTCAGGCCAACAAACTGCATAGAAATAAGCAGAAATCTCAGAAAAGCATGCACCGCCTTTGAATGCATACTGCATGCAACATGGGACGAAGAGTTGCATAGAAGAGCCTTCGAGGTACTAAGACTTAGCTATGCATATGCATCTATGAGTGGGTGCCCAGAACCCATGTGCGAAAACCATAAGCTACATTAGTTAGACACTATATGTGTTGGCGGAGCTCGCCGCTGCGACACCCCCTTAGGGGGAGGATGAGCAGCGGATCCCTCTGCGGCTGGGGGTCGGGGGCAGACATCCCTCTCATCTCTATGCGCCCTCCTTGATTCTCCGTTCTTGCGGATTTGTTGGATAACCTACAGATAATGCCGCAGCATCCACCACGGCTAACTTTGCTATAAGTCTATTCCTAATGGCGTCAATAATGTTTATAGCTGATTTAGATAACGAGTCTACCATATCGATTTGCCAAGGTAACCCAGTGTGGCCCGCATTCACAGAAAGAAAACCAATTATCTTACAAATCTCATCATCGTCTTGCACACCGCATAGCTCGATCTTAACTGCTTCATTAAGTCCTCGGGATGGCTTATAGAATACAAGCTTGCATCCATATTCCTTGAGCAGTTTAAATCTGGGTTCAAGAACTACGTATTCCCCTCTGCGCAGTATTATTGTTGCAAGGGCTTTATCATTCATGGAAATGCCGAGGCTTTGGCCAAGCTCGTTTGAATAGCTGCGCTTAATTACACCTACTACCGGTGCTCTTTCAGACATACTTCTGTTAAGCAACTCTCTGCTAAGATTTAGCACGCTGTTCCATTCATTACTTGGCGCACGGTAAGGGATTATTTCGCCGTCTATGAGTACTATGTCGCCGAGTGCCTCAAGGCTCAGTATGAGTTTTCTTTCCTCAGTACGCGCTAACATGGTTACATAGTCTTGCTCTAGTTCGGAAAAATAGCTCGTAATAATTCTCCGCCTTAATATATGAGACACACCTTGCCCATCTATACGTAGCAGGGTAGCTGCAACAATGCTCAAAGAAAGCCCTACGAGCTGCAACGGCTGAGAAGGAAAAGCTGAGTCAACTGCATGTACGGTCTTGGGTTGAAACCCGCCACAAATACGGCGCACGGGAAGCCTGGAGCGTATTTTTTCGCCTATGCTCCTTACTTCGGCTTGAAGCTTTCTAGCAATCCGAGTTATAGCCTTATCTAGGTCATCAACATCAATTATATCTATATGTGACGACATTATGTCCTCCCATAAAAGTACTCATCTTCAACCCTGTCTACGTAGTCTAAGCGGCTTGGCCCCTTCTTTCTGCGCTTAAGCCTGCGCTCAATACTCCACATCAAAGTTGAGGCTATTGCACCGAAGCCGGGCCTGCCAGGAACTGGAGTAACTCTGCCACTCTTTATAGCCTCCATAATTGCCGCCTCGGAGAGGTCATCGACGGTTATTATATTGTAGGCTGATCCTATCGCTTCAGCAACATGCGCATCACTGTTCGCCAGACCAGGCAAGTTAAGTATACGAGCTGCTTCCATAGCTTTCTGGTTGCTGATCGGGTCGCTCATAGAGTTGAAGACCTCGATTGCATCCCATTTACCCTCGTAGACTAGTTCTCCAATGCCCTTTCTGCGTATATCGAAAGGATGTGCAGGTACAGCTAAGCAGTTATTCTCGTGGGCAGTGTCAAGTAATTCTAGTGCATTACGTGGAATTTTTTCCAAAGGCTCTTCTAAGCAATATATGAGGATATCGCCCTCATTTGCTCGTATTTCTGCTCCAAGTAGGACAACTATATCATAACTCCCTTCAGAGACTATGTTTCGAGCAACAATGGCGCCTTGGAAAGTATCGTGATCAGTTATCGATATCGCTGAAAGACCTTTTTCAACAGCCTTGATGATTATCTCTTTAGGGCTTTCTCTGCCATCGCTAAAGGTGCTATGCATGTGGAGGTCTGCCCTAATTTTCGTCAATACACGTTCACCTTGAATGCAGAATTAATCCTTTAGTGCTTACCATAAGTACGGGCATATGGACACAGCTTCCTATAGGGGCAGTATTTACACTCCCATTCATAGCGCGGCGCGCGTTCATTTAGTATCGTTTCCCTCACTAAGCTTTCCAAGTCTATGGGTTCATACTCAACATCGAATTCAACTATGCGTTCTGGCGTTATATACAGTAAGTGGCCTTTTTTGGCATTAAGTAAGTACATGTATATTTTTAACTGTAAGATGTGGTGATCGTGTGGCTCGTTGTGTGGTAAGTCGCGCCCTGTTTTTATCTCTACGACCTCTTCAACACCATTATCTGTTATCTTGACTAAATCAACTCGTCCCTTAAGCGTGTAGGTCTCGCCATTAACCTTAATGCTTTTTTCAACCTGGTATTCGGATGCCCAGCCATGTTCTTCAAGAATCTTTTCCAAGCCCGTGTGTACGAGATCTCCAAGGATTACTGACGGCTCGAAACGAAAACTCAGAAGAGGATAGTGCATGCGCATTATCCTTTTCATACTGCACCCGGTTAGATCGGTTACATAGACTATTTTAGGATCGATCATTTCTTTCAATCTTTCAGTAAACTCTTTCTGTTTTATTCTATATATCTCGCTGAGTATGCTCAATCCGTTGTCTCACCTTGCTCTGTATCCAGTAAATTCGCTTAACAGAGATAATACCTATGGGAGCTTATCTATTAATTGCCTTAGATCATTGAAACTGGTAATTTTCTTTCTAAGCTGGCGAAGCCACCGTGCCAGATTATAACAGCCTTCGCCTCTCTCTATTAGTCCCTTTTCCCTTAGCTGGCGAGCAACGAGTATTGGCTTTCGAACACCGTGTATTCGGAAAAGATCGCGCTCAAATACTATTTCTCCTACAGAAATATTGTCCCAGACATATGCAAAAGCTTTGAGCTCGTCACTGTCGAGGCTTAGCATTATGTCTCTAAGCTTGTATAGTACTGCCATATCTTCTTTGTCTAGCTTCGGCTTCTTCAGTAACAAGGCTCGAGACCCCGTATTTATTAATAAGCATTACGAGTGCATGGCGCAGAGCCTCACTCCGATTCCGAAATACTCCCGCATAAACGAGTTCGTCTAGTCGCTCAACGAGTTCCGCTGGCGCCTTAAATGTTATAATTACCGTTTTTGGCACTAGTCTTCATCCCCTATAAGGGGCTATAACATAAAGGTGTGTCCGGCAGTTAAAGGGATTAGGGCACAAGGAGCCATCATACCGTGTTACGCTTCTGTCCGCGCCAAGCAGCTTGAATAGGAGGATGCCTCGATGCCAATCGAGTGGATTAAGTCGTGTCCACAAGACGAAGAAGTCTATAAGCTGCTTAGAGACTATGTTGCTGGCTGGTTTAGGAAAAAGTACCGCACATTCACTATCCCGCAGAAATGCGCGATACCATTAATCAAGAAGGGAAAGAACGTACTACTATCATCGCCAACAGGTACCGGTAAAACACTAGCTGTTTTCTTGGGTATAATAGACGAACTTTACAGGTATGCCGAAGAGGGACACCTAGAAGACCAGATTTATGCAGTCTATGTTTCGCCGCTCCGTGCACTAAATAATGATATGAGAAGAAACCTCTTGGATCCTCTTGAGGGCATACGTGAGTATGCTAAAAGCGTTCTTGGAATAGAGTTGCCAGAGATACGGGTCGCAGTACGAACAAGTGATACGCCTCCTCATGAAAAGCAAAAGATGTTAAGAAAGCCGCCTCACATACTGATAACTACTCCCGAAAGCCTTGGAATATCATTAGCTGCGCCTAAATTCAGGGAGCGTCTATCCACAGCGCGTTGGCTCATAGTTGACGAAATACACGAACTTGCATCAAGTAAGAGGGGGACACACCTAAGCATCTCCGTGGAGAGGCTTGACTACTTGACCGGCGGAAGGCTGCAAAGAATAGGGTTATCTGCAACAATAGCTCCTCTCGAAGAGGTTGCGAAGTTCCTTGTCGGATTCAAAGATAGCGGCGAGCCAAGAGACTGTGTAATAGTCGATGCAAGGTTCGCAAAACCCATAGATGTAAGGGTTCTATGCCCCGTTAAGGACCTTATACACACGCCTGCCGAGGTTGTTAATGAGGCTATTTACAGGCTCCTTGCCAAGCTGATAAGAGAACATAGAACTACGCTCATATTTACGAATACGAGAAGTGCCACAGAGCGCGTCGTTTACAAGCTAAAGAAGTTATTAAAGGAAGAAGGAATAGCCGATATGGATGAGATAGAGGCTCATCATAGTAGCCTTAGCCGCGATATAAGGCTTAGTGTTGAAGAGAAGCTCAAACGCGGCGAACTTAGGGTAGTAGTATCGTCTACTAGCCTCGAACTAGGCATCGACATAGGATATATTGATCTAGTTGTACTCCTTAGTAGCCCGAAGAGCGTTTCAAGACTTCTCCAGAGAATCGGCAGAGCTGGCCACCATATAAGGCAGGTCAGCAAGGGCAGAATAATCGTTGTTGACAGAGACGATCTTGTTGAGTGCACCGTGCTAGCAAAGGCAGCTATGGATAGAAAAATAGACCGAGTCCACATACCACGAAAACCACTAGACGTGCTTGCACAGCATATTGTTGGACTCTCTCTTGAGAAAAAGTGGAGAATAGACGAAGCATATAGGCTTGTCAAACGTGCATATCCTTACCGCGACTTAAGCTACGAGGAATTCATGAACGTTCTTCGATACCTTGCCGGAAAATATGGGCTTGAACACTACAAGGTTTACGCCAAAATATGGCTAGATGAAGAGGAGGGTGTTTTCGGCCGCAAGCGCGGATCAAGAGCAATATACTATATGAACAGCGGTACTATACCTGATGAGGTTAAAGTACACGTATTTACTATTGACGGGAAATACGTAGGTGATCTTGAGGAGGGCTTTGTCCAGATACTTGCCCCGGGCGATATCTTTGTACTCGGAGGGCGCACATATGAGTTCATTAGATCCGAGGGAATGAAAGTCTTTGTCAAAAAGGCCGAAGGCGCGAAACCAACTGTTCCGAGCTGGTACTCTGAGATGCTCCCATTGGCCTTCGATTCAGCTCTGCTCGTTGGCGCGTTTAGAAGGTGGGTAAAAGAACTCATAGAGGATGGTATTCCGCGTGAAGAGGCCATAGAACTCATAGCATCCAAGTACAATCTCGAAAAACATGCAGCAGAGAATATATATAACTATATACTGGAACAATACATGTTTACAAACGGGCTCGTTCCAAGCGACAAACTAGTACTCATAGAGTACTTCCTCGACGAAGAGAATAACTCAACATCAATAATCTTTCACACACTCTATGGTAGACGAGTAAACGACACACTATCAAGAGCATACGGATATGTATTATCAAAAATGCTTAACACGAACGTCAGAATAACTGTAACCGATAACGCTTTTATGCTGACAGTAGGCGGCACAAGAACCGATATAGAGCTAGAACGCCTTGTATTCAGCGTGAACCCAGACAATGTTGGGGAGATTCTGAAAAAAGTTCTTCGGAACACGGAGTTACTAAAACGCCGCTTTAGACACTGCGCTGAAAGAGCATTTATGATACTGCGAAGATATCATGGAAGAACACGCGACCCCCATAGACTACAGCTTAATGCACAAACACTACTTGAGGTCGTTGAGAAGATACCACAGTTCCCAATACTCCAAGAAGCTTATAGAGAAATTCTAGAAGACTACATGGATATCAACAATGCACGCCAAGTACTTAAATGGATACATGAGGGCAGCGTTGAGGTGGCGTTCTTCGGCCCGACACGCGTCCCTAGCCCCTTTGCTCATCATATAGTGGCAAGAGGATATAGCGATATAGTACTTATGGAAGATAGGAAGAAACTACTAATGGAGCTACACAGCAAGGTCATGGAGTTACTACGTAGCCGTTTTTCATCAAATGAGCAAGGGCAAGCTTATACCTAGCCATAGTCAATTACTGAACAAGCAAATATGAGTGAGGGGTTCAGCGAAGGACCACTTCGTCACAATTATCAGCTCGTTCCCGGGGTATTTCTTCATAACCCTTTTGTTTAGTCTTACACTCTTTACATAATCTTTTTTATCGTTTGCTAGTATTCCTATCTAGCAGAACCCGGGACTCGTTTGCCCTGCCTGCTTAGAAACGGGCAAAAGATACCAACAATAGATGATCTTGACGAGCGCTACGGCATTAAAGGCTCAAAGATACTGCTGCGAATCGATATAAACAGTCCCATAGATCCCGCCAGCGGCAAAATTCTAGACGACAGCAGAATCAGAGCACATAGTCCTACTATAAGGGAGCTCCTTGAGCGCAGAGCTGCCGTGGTAATAATGTCTCATCAAGGCAGGCCTGGAAGCGATGACTTTGTCAGCCTAGAAGAGCATGCAAAGCTGCTCGAAAAATACGTAGGATATCCAATAAAATTTATCGATGATGTCATAGGCCCAAGCGCGAGAAACGCAATAAAGGAGCTTGAGCCTGGAGAGGCCCTCCTACTTGACAATACAAGGCTTATTTCAGAGGAGATTATTGAGGCAACACCAGAGAAGCACGCAAAAGGCATATTTGTTCGGAGACTCGTACCCTTATTTAACTACTATGTAAACGACGCATTTGCTACAGCACATAGAAGCCAGCCAAGCATTGTTGGATTTCCCCTGCACCTCCCCTCAGCCGCCGGTAGGGTTATGGAAAGGGAGCTTGAAGCCCTAGCCAAGCTCTACAAAGCTGAAGAGAGACCACGTGTGTTTGTCCTCGGCGGCGGCAAGGTACATGACACGCTCCGAATACTCGAGCATATCCATGCAAACAATATTGCTGACAGGATACTATTGACTGGACTGATTGCAGAACTCTTCCTTGTAGCAAAGGGCATAGATATAGGTGAAGAGAATAAGAAGCTGCTTGAAGCAAAGGGCATACTGCCCCTTGTGCCAAGGGCTAGGAGACTTCTTCTAAGAGGCTTACCTGTTGAAACTCCTGTAGACTTCAAGACACTGATCGGAAACGAGGTAAGAGTAGAACCTGTAGGTAATATAAGAGGCGTTATAAGGGACATAGGGCCCCAAACAGTCAAAGCCTATGCAGAAATTATGAAAGAAGCGAGACTCATAGTGATGAGAGGACCTGCAGGAGTAATTGAAGATCCAAGGTTTAGAGAAGGAAGCTTAGAGCTTGTAAAGGCTGCGCTTAATAGCGACGCGTACCTTATAGTTGGCGGCGGGCATCTTAACAGTATAATAGCAGAGCTCAAAGCATATGACAGGCCTAACCTACACGTAAGTACCGGTGGAGGTGCGCTATTACTCTTCTTAGCCGGAGAAGAGTTACCGGGTCTTTCAGCACTCGTTGTTTCCGCGAAGAAGTTTTTCCCTGAACTATAACCTTAGTCTTACTTCTTTACCAACTATAACATACACCTTCGGTTATCCCTGGGTGAGATGTATGGCTAAAATACGTGTAGGTGTAAACGGGTTCGGAACTATCGGAAAACGAGTAGCAGAAGCTGTGAGACTCCAACCAGACATGGAGCTAGTGGGGGTAGTAAAAACAAAGCCCGACTACGGAGCAGTCTATGCAATAAAGCACGACATACCCGTCTACACCATAAAGGATAGCCTTGAAAAATTTAAGGAAAAGGGCCTTGAGGTCGCAGGCACTTTAGAAGAATTGCTTAAACAGGTGGATGTGATTGTTGACGCGACCCCAGGAGGAGTCGGTGCTACCTACAAGCCATTGTACGAGAAAGCGGGCGTTAAGATGATCTTCCAGGGCGGCGAGGAAGCCAATGTGGCTGAGGTATCATTTAACACATTCTGCAACTTTAACGAAGCACTTGGCAGGAAAAGCATAAGGGTTGTATCATGTAATACAACGGCCTTACTTAGGGGCATCTGTACCCTAAACAAGATTTCAAGAGTCGAGTCTGTTCGCGCTACAATCGTGC from Pyrofollis japonicus harbors:
- a CDS encoding DNA double-strand break repair nuclease NurA yields the protein MSSHIDIIDVDDLDKAITRIARKLQAEVRSIGEKIRSRLPVRRICGGFQPKTVHAVDSAFPSQPLQLVGLSLSIVAATLLRIDGQGVSHILRRRIITSYFSELEQDYVTMLARTEERKLILSLEALGDIVLIDGEIIPYRAPSNEWNSVLNLSRELLNRSMSERAPVVGVIKRSYSNELGQSLGISMNDKALATIILRRGEYVVLEPRFKLLKEYGCKLVFYKPSRGLNEAVKIELCGVQDDDEICKIIGFLSVNAGHTGLPWQIDMVDSLSKSAINIIDAIRNRLIAKLAVVDAAALSVGYPTNPQERRIKEGA
- a CDS encoding PHP domain-containing protein encodes the protein MTKIRADLHMHSTFSDGRESPKEIIIKAVEKGLSAISITDHDTFQGAIVARNIVSEGSYDIVVLLGAEIRANEGDILIYCLEEPLEKIPRNALELLDTAHENNCLAVPAHPFDIRRKGIGELVYEGKWDAIEVFNSMSDPISNQKAMEAARILNLPGLANSDAHVAEAIGSAYNIITVDDLSEAAIMEAIKSGRVTPVPGRPGFGAIASTLMWSIERRLKRRKKGPSRLDYVDRVEDEYFYGRT
- the cas4 gene encoding CRISPR-associated protein Cas4; this encodes MSILSEIYRIKQKEFTERLKEMIDPKIVYVTDLTGCSMKRIMRMHYPLLSFRFEPSVILGDLVHTGLEKILEEHGWASEYQVEKSIKVNGETYTLKGRVDLVKITDNGVEEVVEIKTGRDLPHNEPHDHHILQLKIYMYLLNAKKGHLLYITPERIVEFDVEYEPIDLESLVRETILNERAPRYEWECKYCPYRKLCPYARTYGKH
- a CDS encoding PolB1-binding protein PBP2 family protein, which encodes MLLKKPKLDKEDMAVLYKLRDIMLSLDSDELKAFAYVWDNISVGEIVFERDLFRIHGVRKPILVARQLREKGLIERGEGCYNLARWLRQLRKKITSFNDLRQLIDKLP
- a CDS encoding ribbon-helix-helix domain-containing protein → MPKTVIITFKAPAELVERLDELVYAGVFRNRSEALRHALVMLINKYGVSSLVTEEAEARQRRYGSTIQA
- a CDS encoding ATP-dependent helicase, which gives rise to MPIEWIKSCPQDEEVYKLLRDYVAGWFRKKYRTFTIPQKCAIPLIKKGKNVLLSSPTGTGKTLAVFLGIIDELYRYAEEGHLEDQIYAVYVSPLRALNNDMRRNLLDPLEGIREYAKSVLGIELPEIRVAVRTSDTPPHEKQKMLRKPPHILITTPESLGISLAAPKFRERLSTARWLIVDEIHELASSKRGTHLSISVERLDYLTGGRLQRIGLSATIAPLEEVAKFLVGFKDSGEPRDCVIVDARFAKPIDVRVLCPVKDLIHTPAEVVNEAIYRLLAKLIREHRTTLIFTNTRSATERVVYKLKKLLKEEGIADMDEIEAHHSSLSRDIRLSVEEKLKRGELRVVVSSTSLELGIDIGYIDLVVLLSSPKSVSRLLQRIGRAGHHIRQVSKGRIIVVDRDDLVECTVLAKAAMDRKIDRVHIPRKPLDVLAQHIVGLSLEKKWRIDEAYRLVKRAYPYRDLSYEEFMNVLRYLAGKYGLEHYKVYAKIWLDEEEGVFGRKRGSRAIYYMNSGTIPDEVKVHVFTIDGKYVGDLEEGFVQILAPGDIFVLGGRTYEFIRSEGMKVFVKKAEGAKPTVPSWYSEMLPLAFDSALLVGAFRRWVKELIEDGIPREEAIELIASKYNLEKHAAENIYNYILEQYMFTNGLVPSDKLVLIEYFLDEENNSTSIIFHTLYGRRVNDTLSRAYGYVLSKMLNTNVRITVTDNAFMLTVGGTRTDIELERLVFSVNPDNVGEILKKVLRNTELLKRRFRHCAERAFMILRRYHGRTRDPHRLQLNAQTLLEVVEKIPQFPILQEAYREILEDYMDINNARQVLKWIHEGSVEVAFFGPTRVPSPFAHHIVARGYSDIVLMEDRKKLLMELHSKVMELLRSRFSSNEQGQAYT